The segment ATTGTTAATGCACATATTACTTAATATGTACAGTTTCGGCACCGATCGATGCTAGGTCGCCGGCGATTGTATTTTGTATGACCCTGTGCCATTCAGCGTTATAGCATGTATTATAATCATttgtaatgtatattttttaatagtaaagaaatattttactcGTCATGTGTTCAAGTTTGTATTATGCACAAGAGGGCACAATACAACGTCTAGAGGGATTGGATTCAGTTACACACGGATTGAAAttcagtggaaaataggtactaTGATATATTACTATTCAATGAGAAATGCTTTGTACACTGACTACTATATAACACTATTTTATGATCCGATAAATTTTGTGTGTCGTCCATGAGCAATTATGTCTTTCCCCTCATTCTTTGTAAGATCCACAGCAAGGAAGGCTAATCTTTTCCCAGCGCGTATTGTCTTCGCATCAACCAGCACCAACTCACCAGGAAGCGCAGGTTTCATAAACCtgtacaataattattatcatgTATAATATGACTACCTTCGTGCAAATACAAATGCGTATACGATAGAGCATTCTTACGTGACGTGCAGGTCTACTGAAACTCCTGGCGCACCAGTCCCCTGGGTCATCACAGCATAAGTAGAGATGCAATCGATAATGGTGCTCATACAACCTCCATGCAGTGTGCCGCCTAAGTTCAGGTGCTCCTCGGAAACAACGAACTGCGCCTTGCAATTGCCATTTTCAGCTGAGAGTATTTCCAGCtactcgagaaaaaaaataacatgTCTATttaggaataattttaaaataagagtAAACTGCTTCATTACAGTTTCATTAAGTTTCTGTTTAAGTAATTCCCTATAATGTTCAATGTAAAGTAAACTCGATGAGAGAGCTGAATGTACGAATCGTTTACTTTTCTTAAGCACTGTCCGAAATTCGGCGTCTTAGTAATCTTATCGAAAACAGCTTTAATCAGTTCGGTGCCACGTGCCATGTTGTCACTCATGTATTTAGTTTCAGCTTCTTCAATTAAAAGGACTGAATTTTAGTAGCCCAAAGTTAGGGATTTCACAAACGATTCTACAGAATTCACTAATCATTGGCCAGCGATCATTGCTCGCCTGTCACTATGACTTTACTCGATAAAGTTTACTGGTCAGATTCAACGTAACCTACataattatgtaaataatacaagGTTAAGcgctttaaaaaacttttttttgccaACTCATGAATTGGAAAAGTGGGAATACGTACTTTACGAGCTTCGAAGCTTTTATTATTGCATTGAACGAAATAAGTCAAGCATCATTCTTATATTTAAGTATTGTCGTTTTATTATAACAGATATGATACCGAAATAATATACAGATAAAATTGGTAGACAACTCCTCGCATTCCCTTACACAATAAATAACACCACTGCtttgttttttaatacattacaaACGCATCTAATAGTATGGGAAACTTAAACATGATTAATAGGCAATCCTTGGCTATTCAAAAGATGATCCTTGGAGTCTTTAAGATACTTAGGACCATCTCCAACTCGAGTATAAATCATGTATTTAAATTGCCCCGGCGACTGTTGCTGAATGTTCATCTTACTCACTAGATTCTGAAGCAGATTAGAAAGCGATTTACTTAGTACATGTTGCCGAAGATGTACTTTCACGCGGAGGCAGTAAGATTTACCTGTGAAGGCTTAACAGTTTCGATAGGCAATCCCCTTCTGTATTCTACTAGATTATCTTTCAACGGTGGGAAGAAGTGGTCCAACACCCCTAGAACTGCTGGTACATCTTTCTCCAAAAGGTATAGAGTCGTGTTTGGTCCTGCGTCATAAGTGTACGCAACCTGCAATAAACAGCTCAAGTTTTATTAAAGTTGCGCGAATTCTAAAACTTCAACGATGAAACAGTTTAACGCTACGGCTACCTTTACACTGTTAACAGCCTCGTTATAGGAATGAATAAGTTCCACAACTGCGTGCGAAACGTCGTTCATGTAGGTACATGGCGGATACGTGTCCAACACTACAGCATGCATCTGATTGGAATCCTTCATTGTGAGCTCGGCAAATGTTGCGTAGTCTTTCTCAATTATTGCTTGCTGTATTCTATTCGTCCTTTCAGGAACAACGCTCTTTGCCCTGTACTTCAGAAGCTCAGAAGTCTCCATGCTTCTTTTCATTCCAATTGCGCTGGAAACTTTCTTCTTCGAATCTTTCACCTATCAAGAAATgtacaatttattaatatacTCGGTATAAAGCAATTAAATGCAAGGATCGAAAAAGTTTTGGAACTTTCTCAATAGGTTCCATTTAAAACATGGACCgtggaaaaaatttgtttgtgatcaaaatttgcagagcaattgattaattctttaataacaaatcgaccaattcaaaaactatttatgaaagatatttcaagatgtttacctattagtaatttgtaattaaatatattatttagaattattttgttgcaactatagtacaaaggtaacgcatgtaataataagaaaaatacgaaatgagcagaaatggggacacgagcagaaattgggacattcaccttagcaaTGAAAAGATAATACGTACAACCAATATCAAAATTCTCATTTCTGGCCAGTGGGAAGCAGGCACGATTTGTTTAGCTATACTATCAACCCCGTTCGGCGCAGAACCCATGTACCATCTTACAAAACCTCCCATAACACTGCGACACGCCGATCCAGAGCCAACACGAGCAATTGCGCTAATATCGCCCTGCAATGTATTGTAATGCTTAGATTTAAAGAGACTGTAATCGACGGTATATGTTGTATAATACAGAAGTATCTTCTTGTAACGATACCTCCACTTTGTACAGCTTAGCAAGAGCCGCCACAAGACACGCGTAACCAGCCGCGCTGGAAGCTAGGCCAGCCGCAGTTGGGAAATTGTTCTCCGAGCAAATGTGAATCTTCAATTGACTTAAGCTATTGGAGTGCGTTGCCCTTTTCCTAACTAAAACAGTATACcttgttattttgttttaaaagctACAGTATGTTCGCGTATACTTTACGTACTTTCTGTTAAACAATTCTGCAATCTTGGGCTCCTTATGTCTTCTTCTCTGAAAGATTGCAATATTGCATTACGATATAGCTTGTGTACAGAATACTTAAGCTTGCGAAACTCACTTCCCATTCAACCACATGCGATCCTCTTTGAAATTTGGACTGGCCATGACAGTGGTCTTTGCACATAGCTAAAAATTAATGCAAGTCGTAAAAGATAAGTTCGCGGAGTTCATGTATGGCTTTGCTAAACAGAACTGCATATTTACCTGGTCAGTATCCAAAGTAGCACTAATGGAATCATTTGCTGGTAGTATTAACGTTTCATCTCTCTTGCCCcctataaataaaaaagaaagctgCAAATCATGGTACAGACACTTTACGATCTTATCAGCAAACTCATTTTAATAGTGCTTGAAAATAGCTATTCAAATTCAAATCGGTATACATGTAGGTCAAACGTATACAGAGACTTATAGTACTTTTAACtccactttttttttctctcgcgatGCAAAGTAGCCGATAAAAAGACAATCGTTTCTCGATAAGACTTTCCAAGATTAACGAAAATAATACATCCGCCTAGAAAACTGTTACTTTCATTCGGAATTGTAGTTTGAAAAGGTGAAAATGGCGCGAAATATACAAcagatttaaagaataaagttTTTTCTATTATCTGGTGTCTTCCGAATTGAATAGATCTTCTGATAAATAGAGTAATATAAATTTGGAATTATCATTCAACAACTTTCGCGATTAAATCGAGTTTACTGTGATAACAAAATTGTATGCACGCTACGCACAGCTTTACATTCGATAACAATGAGACTTAAAACGATTACAATATCAGAACAAAGGAGAAACGAAAGAAGAATACGTACAATATTTTATAACGGCGATATTTACAGGTGCAATGCAAGTAACGGTACCCATCTCTCAAACTTTCATTCACGATCCCTCAACGACAAGTACGCGCCATCAAGTAACAGGTTTTTATCTTGCGCGCCGTATTTATATTCAAGGATGCATGAACTATTCGCAAATTAGATGGGAACTCACAACAGAATCTCCTATTTTTCTTACCACCCATTTAAACATCAAACTTTTCTCTGACTCCCTATTTTTACACAGTATTCCTCCACTACATTCTCTAGCTCACTATTCTTATCCAAAATACTTTGATCAACCACATTAAACATCCTTAATatcaaaaaatgaaagaatctTCCACTTCTTTCTATACGCATTCAATTCACATTCAAATTCACACGAATCGCCCGCCAAAGCACAGCTCGCTTTTATCAGCGACTCGGCCGTCGCTATTCCTGCTCCTTCCGCCAGATGTAGCCACGGTAGGATCGCATTCCCGCTTCGTGCGCGGAGGAGCTGAGTGGCCAGCCGGTTTTCAGTGTGATGCCGGTTCCGCGGACGGTGGGGGTGATTCGCGCGAGTCCCTGGAGGGCTGTTTGTACCACGGTTGTGCACGGCGTGCACGGTGCTCCTGCGAAGTGCGCGCTCCTTGCCCGCGGTCGGACACCGTACGGTAACGTGGGACAGAAGGTACGGGCGAAAGGACGATGTGAGCGTCGCGCAGCAACCTTCGAGCACCTCTGTACGATCATTGGGCGCGGAAACGTGGACCCGTGGGACGTTCGGGTGGAAGGAACATGGTGTGCTCGTGGTGCCGCGACTGTTGGACGTTTATTAAAAGACGGTAACTAGAAGGTATAGTGGCGCGATCCGGACGCTGTTGTGGCCGCATCCCTTCCTCGTTATCTCGCGCGTGCTTGCCTCTCGTACACCCGTGCGTCGTTCCCTTTCTCCTGACTCGTTGCGAGTCGACACGCGGCCGAGCGGGATTACGTGTTCCTTTGGCGAAAACAGAGTTAGCGTAGCGTGCGCGGGGAATTAGCGCGAAAAGGAGGCATTAGGAGGGACCGGACTGGTGGCACGTACGCGTGCCACGATCAAGTGGTCGTGTCGCGTCGAATAAGTTCGCGAGGCAAAGGTGCTCTCCCCCGTTGGGACGTCCGTTGGGTTACGGTGACCGAGTTGCTCTCTGTCATCTGTTTCCGAAAACggtcgaaagagagagagagagagagggatcgGCGGCCCGTGTGTCGTATGTGTGCAGTGTGTATATATAATCGCGGCATGGGGCGTCAGTGTGGTTGGTCCTTCACTAACGGCGGAACCTGAATGTGTGCATATTTCTCCTGGCTGACCGGCCCGCCTGCCACCGTTAAGCTGCATTCACAAGGGGAGACGATTCTCGGGCAAGGACCGTGTCTCGGTCGCGCCTGCCAGGAACGCGAATCGAACCGGTTCATGTGGACCATCCGGCCTCGATCGTCCAATCGGCGAGCAGGTAATGTTCATATCGATATTTAAGCTATTCAACTGTCAGCCTGCCGTCTGCGTGGATCCTTGTTTTCCAGAGAATGTATTTTGAATGTTCGCGGGTCGCGGGTAGCGTGGCTATTTATGCACGGAACTTTTATGTACAGCTGAACTCCATTTACGGAACTTTTATATACAGTAGAACTTCATTTTTTGAACTTTTGCGTAAGCGGAACTCGATTTATCCGAACGAATTCTGTCCCAGTACCTGGTTTATCGAGCATTGTTGAGTTACTATCCAAACCCTCGCAGCGTGCCACTAATACGAACTCGCATCGTTGCCCAGAATGTATTGTACACATTATGATTCGTTGTGTCCGATCAGTGAATCAACAGAGAGCGTGTTCGTACACGTGATCTGAACCGCCATGCTCCCGACATGTTCGGATAATAGGAATCCTACTGTATGTCTATTACGTTCGTACAGGTTATGTGCAAATAGGTTGACATTATCTCCAACGAAGCACTAATTAACGTGACGAAACGAAATGTTAAGTTACATTACCTTGAGGGTTAATGAAACGTGTGCACAATGGATTTTCAAAGTAGACTTTCTCGTTAATGAAGGCTAGagcaaaataactttattcCACGGTTTTTTGTTCCTTTTCAGAGGAGTCATTTCCCATAATGCCACCCACTTTGAAAACGCCTCCATCTATTTTGACGCTGTCCTTCCACACCTGTCTGGTCAAgctctccccctttttttttatttttcaagtttACAGGGATCTTTCGTTACTGGAAATAGTTTCAATGTTAATCGATTATTAGTCGACACACCTCCCGCACTTCCGCCGTCTGTGCATTTTATCAGGCgaacttttttttctcgaaCTGACGGGTCGTTCTCACTGAATAATTCAAGCCGCCGTGACAGTTTCTACTTCTGCGTCTCGCGGAGGGTGGCAGACGCAAATATGCTTATGAATATTTTCTACTGGCCTTCCACAAGTATGCCCGCGTATTTCTTCGCGTTTAAGTTCTGAATTCGCCCCTCGTTGCTTGGACGCTTCTCCAGGGGAGCGTCCCGGTGCTTCGTAAATCATGCATACCGATGGATTTCGCGCGGAAATTAACGACTCCCGCGAAACTACTGGGATCCATGCTCACGGAACCGTAAAACGTGCGTTCGATAACACGTGGGGCGCTAAACGAGGCTCCGGGGTTCGcggagaaatatttatttacacaaCACGCGCTAATCCGTACACATATAATATGTTTGTTTGTGCATTTGTTTACTAAACGTGTCGGCGATTTCCTTTGCATATACATTGCGGGAATTGCACTTGAAAAGCAAGAAGCACATTAGGATGAAATAGCTCTAACCGTTGCATTTTAAAAGGTAGCAAAGGAGAGCACAGAATTGCATGAAGGGTCTTAGAATTTAGTGCAATGAACTGAACCAATTCGAATAAAGCAGAACAATTGACATGCTCAATAACGAACTTGAAAAAGGGAAATTAAGTTAGGATGTCCAAGATGTGCACATTTAACATAGATAGTATTTAATTGTAATCATTTTTTACAGCCGCATAAAAGAATTCATTCACTATAAGCAACATCTGCGGGAAccgcccataggcgttcagcGACTATGGTTAAGGAGGTTCGACACCGGAgcaaaaattatgagaaatctttgagaaagtgttttaatctaatgttcaaagtgcagtccgcattgtgtcaaaatttcaagacGATCGACCGcgcggtttttgaaaaaattgaaatcaaagttgcgctcttatacacaggctgttatgggagaaacGATAAAATCTCTATAAACTGTTACACAGAGACCTTAAAAATGacgagaaagtcctaaaaaatgtggcaatgaaaagcttaaatattcctgtgaaattctaaaaaaaaaaaatcggtcatGAACCGTACagatttattagataattgaataaacagACCGCAATgcgctcgtatttttggaactgcctgaaggaacggtttgaaacgtggcaacgctgtgcgCCGGGTAGTCATCTGTACAATGTATACTTGTGTAAAGCACACagtaaaaaattggtaaaaacatTACCaggctgtaaacatgtatttagtaattgttgCGAACCGGTAGAAACGCGCAAAAGAacgccacaagtgtgagatggaaagagaaaaaaaaagatggacgcaaagcgacgttgccgcatttcgttCACATATTTTACGCTGCTTTTAACGAAAATATTGTGTGTCtggctgcattaaacatacagttttgtttaattgaattccaaaacaaaatatgtagtaataattttattacgaatagacgtctaaataacatttttgtctacatactttttttttatctaagattggtatcactgcagagctcccgtGTATAAGCACAGGCttgcccctctcgccgcctgccccgcaactgaggtatcgaacctccttaatagATGCGACTAAAGGAGTCCCGCACACGGCTAAGCGTTCAAAACATCAGCACCCACAGAGCGAATATATGAAATTACCAAACTCTTTCTAgtaaacaattctttttaatactCTCATTCTTTCCCCTATCTCCTCAACCACAAGATTGATATAAAACCAAATACAATTTTCTCACAGCGATCCCCTTAAATCCAGTACCCCGCGTTCCCTAATTATCCTAAACTTTTATCTACCCATTATTCTTTACCCTACAAAAATCTTCGCAACATCCGGCTTTCACGTTTCCAATCTCCGAGTCAATTAGAAGTTCACAAGCTCATAAACCCAGCGCCAGGAATATGCTTCCGCGCGGCCCTTGTGCGGCCATCTTGAAAATCTAATTCTAAACATGCTGTATCCGATTGTCGTAGGGAAAAAGGCGGCGCGAGGGGGCGGGGGATTGTACGGGAGATCGCGTTAAAGCACGTTCCCTCCTCGGTTTCTATTCACGATGGATGTCGCATTACAAACAGATCAGACGGCCGCGCGAATGAGTATGCCGCGCGCGTTTTACCGTTCCATGTGTATCGCCGCCCGTGGGCTAGACGCTCGCCTCGCTGCTGCGAGCAGAACGGACGGCCccctgtctctttgttcgccaCACGCGCGGTCCTGTGAACG is part of the Andrena cerasifolii isolate SP2316 chromosome 1, iyAndCera1_principal, whole genome shotgun sequence genome and harbors:
- the LOC143373854 gene encoding acyl-coenzyme A thioesterase 13; the protein is MSDNMARGTELIKAVFDKITKTPNFGQCLRKLEILSAENGNCKAQFVVSEEHLNLGGTLHGGCMSTIIDCISTYAVMTQGTGAPGVSVDLHVTFMKPALPGELVLVDAKTIRAGKRLAFLAVDLTKNEGKDIIAHGRHTKFIGS
- the Mvd gene encoding mevalonate diphosphate decarboxylase, with the protein product MGTVTCIAPVNIAVIKYWGKRDETLILPANDSISATLDTDQLCAKTTVMASPNFKEDRMWLNGKEEDIRSPRLQNCLTEIRKRATHSNSLSQLKIHICSENNFPTAAGLASSAAGYACLVAALAKLYKVEGDISAIARVGSGSACRSVMGGFVRWYMGSAPNGVDSIAKQIVPASHWPEMRILILVVKDSKKKVSSAIGMKRSMETSELLKYRAKSVVPERTNRIQQAIIEKDYATFAELTMKDSNQMHAVVLDTYPPCTYMNDVSHAVVELIHSYNEAVNSVKVAYTYDAGPNTTLYLLEKDVPAVLGVLDHFFPPLKDNLVEYRRGLPIETVKPSQNLVSKMNIQQQSPGQFKYMIYTRVGDGPKYLKDSKDHLLNSQGLPINHV